In Bermanella sp. WJH001, the genomic stretch ATTACGGAAACCAAGGTCTTCACACTCACCCCGATATAAATAGGTTTGCGGCCCTTCATGAAGGAATTTCACACTTAATAAGTCAATTAACTGCTGGGTTACCGCATGCATTTATTTATCCTTTTTGTATACCGATAAGGCTAGTTTAGATCAAACACTCTAGCTTCAGCATATTCAAACACACGTTTGAACGCAAAGTTATCCGCAAAAACACACTGTCACATTAAACGCCCCATTGGTGAGACTGATCCTTTGCCCTATAATGCGCCCCTTAATTGATATCCAAGGTAGTGGTTGCATGCATCAAGTGGCACCAGAGCAGTATTCGAGCTTATTGGCCGAGAAACAAGAACGTATCGAAGACCAATTTGCCCAGTTTAATATTGGTGACATTGACGTTTACGTGAGTGAACCGATCCATTTTCGCCAGCGTGCAGAGTTTCGTATTTGGCATGAAGGCGATAGCTGCTTTCACGCTATGTTTGAGCCTGGCACCAAAACCGATCCCATAAAAATTGAGCACTTTCCAACCGCCAGTCTTGAGATCTGCCAGTTAATGCCAAAGCTCATTGAAGCCATTAACGCTCAGCCCATTTTGAAACATAAGTTATTTCAAATTGAGTACCTCAACACCCTATCCGGTGAAATGCTGGTCACTCTGATTTACCACAAACAGCTAAATGATGAGTGGATAGCCGCCGCCACAAGCGTAAAAGAAGCGCTTGGTATTCATCTGATTGGCCGCGCTCGCAAAATGCGTCTTCTGCTTGATCAAGAATACGTCATGGAAACCCTAAACGTTGATGGAAAAGCCTTACAGTATCAACAAATTGAAGCCAGCTTCACCCAGCCCAATGCTCGGGTGAATGAAAAAATGCTAAGTTGGGCACGCAGTTGCGCCACGGCAGGTGACGCTGACTTATTAGAACTTTACTGTGGCAATGGTAACTTTTCACTGGCCCTTGCAGACCAATACCGCCGTGTTTTTGCCACTGAAATAAGCAAAACATCTGTTAATGCCGCCAACTTTGCAAAAGACGCTAACGGCATAGAAAATGTGACCTTTGCTCGAGTCAGTGCTGAAGAGTTTACCGACCATATGAACGGTGTTACTACGCGTAAACGCCTAACCGGCTTAGGACTTGAAGATGCGGATTTTCAAACCGTATTAGTGGACCCGCCTCGTGCAGGCCTAGATCAAGCAAGCTGCGAAATGATTAGCCGCTACCCAAATATCATTTACATTAGCTGCAACCCAGATACGTTAGAGTTAAACCTTCAGCAGTTAAGTGCCACCCACGAGGTTAAACGCTTTGCGATGTTTGACCAGTTCCCTTATACCCATCACATTGAATGTGGTGCGTACTTACAGGCAAAATAAGTTCAGGCAAAATAAGAACCCACCCCTTAAACGTCTGTTTCAGGGGTTACCTTATGCTTACATTCGATTACAGAATGACAACTGAGCAAAACCTCATAATTTTGCATAATGGCTTAAATCTAGTACAGAAGTACACATTATGCCTTCACCTGAACATTACCCATTTTTCACATTAGTTAACAACCAATGTGAAGCCGAGTCCGCCTTAGCAGCAATTGAATGCTTTGGTAACCACTCAGAAAAACGACACTTAAAGCCTAAAGCCCATGCACTAAAAGTTGAGTTTTTATGTAAAAAAGAAGGGCTCTGCTTTGCTCAAAAAGTAAATACATTACTAGCAGAGTATATTGCTAACGTGGGTGAACTAAGTGATCAATTGACCATTGCACTTGGTAAAAGCCTGCACTACCACTTACGATAAAACGGTAGAATCCAAATTGGATTCTACCGCTATAACAGTTAAAGCATTAAGCCACTTTGCTACTAGGTACGTCTGGCTTGGCATGACGTTCATGTAAGAAGCGCAACACATCAGCTCGATACTTGTTATACATTGGATCATCTGCAAGCTCTAAACGATGACGCGGTCTTGGTAGATCTATATTTAGTATTTCACCAACCGTTGCCGCAGGGCCATTACTCATCATCACAATACGATCACTTAACAATACAGCCTCATCCACATCATGGGTGATCATCACTACCGTATTTTTTAAATCTCGTTGAATTTCCATCAACGAGTCTTGTAAATGTGAACGCGTTAAAGCATCCAATGCGCCAAAGGGCTCATCCATTAATAATACGGTTGGCTCCATTGCCAATGCACGAGCAATACCTACACGTTGTTTCATACCACCGGAAATTTCATCTGGTTTTTTATGCAAAGCATGACTCATGTGAACAAGCTCAAGATTGTACTCAATCCATTCTTTCATTTCGGCTTTGGTTTTTTTGCCTTTAAAAATTTGTTTAACCGCAAGTTCAACATTTTCATAGGCGGTTAACCATGGGAATAACGAATGGTTCTGAAACACTACCGCTCGCTCTGGGCCAGGTTCGCTCACTTCTTTACCATCTAAAACGATACCGCCTCTAGTGGCTTGATATAAACCAGCGATGATATTTAAAACTGTGGATTTACCACATCCAGAGTGACCAATCAAAGAAACGAATTCACCTTTTTTGATTTTTAAACTGACATTTTCAAGGGCAGTAAATTTACCACTTGGTGTATCAAATTCCATTGTCACATGATCAATATTCAAATGTGCACTCATAACAACCTCTCATTACATTCGGATAACTATCTATATTCATTAGCAGTGATTAACGATTAACTGCTGTTTTATCCCAACTAAAATATTTTTGTAGCTGCAACATAAACCAATCTAACAAGAAGCCAATAAAGCCAATGGTTAATACCGCCACCATAATACGACCTAGAGAATTTGAGCTACCGTTTTGGAATTCATCCCAAACAAATTTTCCTAGACCTGGGTTTTGTGCAAGCATTTCTGCGGCGATCAATACCATCCAGCCCACACCTAGTGACAAACGCATGCCAGTAAAAATCATAGGAATGGCAGATGGTAATACCACTTTAATGATTTTTGACCACCAGCTTAAACGTAATACTTTAGCTACATTTAACAAATCAGAACTGATTGACGATACACCCACTGCTGTATTGATTAATGTTGGCCACATGCAACACAACATAACGGTAATAGCAGAGGTGACAAATGATTTTTCAAACATAGGGTCATCACTCACATACACAGCTGACACCACCATGGTCACAATTGGCAACCATGCTAATGGCGATACCGGCTTAAATATTTGAATTATTGGATTCATTGCATTATTCAAAGTCTGACTTAAGCCGGTTAAAATCCCTAACGGCACCGCAATAAGTGTCGCTAAAATAAATCCGGTAAACACAGTGTATAAACTGGTTAAAATCTGTTGTGGGTAAGTCGTACGCCCACGATAATCACGCCACTTAACCTCAGCATCGGGATTAGCCGCTAATTTTTTAGCATTACGCTTTTCTTGACGCTCATAAAATTTGGCTTCTTTTTCTGATTCGACTCGATACTCCTGCCACAAACCTTTTGCTTGCTCAAGTACTTGAGAAGGCCCTGGTACTTGACCCAATGAGGTGACAACGCTTTTGGCCGCGCTATCCCATAATCCTAAGAACAGAATAAACGCTAAAATTGGTACACCGATAGAACGCAATAATACATTGACCTGCTCTCGGCGATTTTCTCCTTTGATGATTCGAACCCAGGGTGCAAAGATCCTAAAGTCTTCCATTTTCGAAACAACATTCATCATATTTTCCCCTTACTCAATAATGCGGCTGCGCTTAGCGCAGCCGCTTAATACCTTAAACCTTGTCTTTACCTTTTAGACCAATGTTGAATTTCTTAAGGTACTCATTTGGTTTTTTACCGTCATACGGTACTTGATCGATGAAGTCTTTTTGTACTGGTTTGAAACCGTCTTCAGTATCAAAGTTAGGGAACTCAGAAGCATTCATCTTACCTTCTGCAATTAACTCTTTAGCGGCGGTTGCGTAAATATCAGGACGATATACTTTTTTAGCAATATCCATGTACCAGCTATCAGGCTTGTATTCAGATACTTGGCCCCAGCGACGCATTTGCGTTAGATACCAAATAGCATCTGAGTAGTACGGGTAAGTTGCGTTGTGACGGAAGAACACATTGAAATCAGGGATTTCACGTTTATCACCTTTCTCGTATTCAAATGTACCTGTCATGGAGTTTGCAATCACATCGTAATCTGCACCTACATAATTAGATTGCGATAAAATTTTCACAGCCTCTGGGCGGTTACCATTATTTTTATCATCTAACCATTTAGCAGCACGAATCATTGCCTTCACAACTGAAATATGTGTTTCTGGGTATTTATCCGCCCAAGCTTTTGATACACCAAATACTTTTTCTGGATTGTTTTTCCAAATTTCATAATCGGTGATAACCGGTACACCAATGCCTTTAAATACAGCTTGCTGATTCCATGGCTCACCTACACAGTAACCATCAATTGTTCCAGCTTCCATTGTCGAAGGCATTTGTGGTGGCGGTGTCACTGACAACAAAGCATCCGCTTTAAGCGTACCGGTAGTGTCACCTTTTTCAGGAGCGTAAAAACCTGGGCTAATATCACCAGCGGCTAACCAGTAACGTAATTCATAGTTGTGAGTGGATACTGGGAAAACCATACCCATTTTAAAAGGCTTACCTTCGTCTTTGTATTTTTCAATAACGGGTTTTAAGTAATCCGCTTTAATTGGATGAACTGGCTTACCACCTTCATGGGGAATGTGTTTTTTCATTTCATCCCATACATTATTTGAAACGGTAATGCCGTTACCATTTAAGTCCATAGAAAATGCAGTAATGATATGAGCCTGTGTACCAAAACCTATCGTGGCACCCAGTGGCTGACCTGCCAGCATGTGTGCACCATCTAACTCACCAGTGATCACACGGTCTAACAGTACTTTCCAGTTTGCTTGAGCTTCTAGTTCAACAAACAATCCTTCATCTTCAAAAAAACCTTTTTCTGCCGCGATGGCAAGCGGTGCCATGTCGGTTAATTTAATAAAACCAAATTTCAATTCTTCTTTTTCAGGATCACCTGCAAATGCAGACGAACTTAATACAGTGGCTGCAAGCCCCGCTCCTAGTGCCACACTTTTTACTGTGCGTTTGATTGCTTGAGATAACGTCATTGTTTTTTCCTTCTAAGTTTGAGTTTTAAATTTCTTAATTTAGAAAATGAAACGATTCAATTAAAACGGGCCGCGTTTTTTAATTTCTAATTTGTTATCTCAAACTTTGTGCCAGAAAAATGGCTTTGGAGGATATTGTGAAATTTATTTTGATACTTTTATTTTTTTCATTATTTAGGTGCATCAAAATCAGATTTTGGCACCAACTAAAATCTCTTGGACACATTGCTGAGCATCTGACGCACCAAAATGGATTTTAGAGTATTCAACCCAATCCTTAATTTTGCACCAACAGGATGCACCAAGCCTAACTTACCTCTCGACTCGATTCTGACCAATTGGACAAACTCTCACCAAGACAACGTAAAAGTGACCCAGTTCAGCGCACCGACACTCTTTGTTTTCAACCAAAGAGGTGCATTTCAGTGCGCAGCAAGCCCTCATATCAGTGAACAATCCACTGGGGAGTCAGCAATAGCAGTACAAATTCACAGGGACGTCCTCTATAATTCAGCGCAAATTTATATAGAGAGTCACCCATGAACCCAAACCTTGCCCTACTTCAGCCTTATCCCTTTGAGAAACTGAATAAGCTTAAAGCTGACGCCAAGGTAACCTGTGACCTGCCCCATATTGCGCTTTCAATTGGTGAACCAAAGCATGAGAGCCCTGCTTTTGTACTAAATGCTATGGCCGATAACCTAGACAAGCTGGCCAATTACCCAAGCACCAAGGGTATTCCAGAGCTTCGTCAGGCCATTAGCCAGTGGGCCTGTCAGCGCTTTACTTTAAATAAGTTAGATAGTGAGCATCAAATCCTGCCGGTAAATGGTACCCGTGAAGCGATTTTTGCCTTCACCCAAGCTGTCATAGAAAGTAAGCCTGATGCACTGGTGGTCAGCCCAAACCCGTTTTATCAAATATATGAAGGGGCCGCGTATTTGGCAGGGGCTAAACCTCATTACCTGCCATGTTTAGAAGAAAATGGATTTAACCCCGATTTTGATGCGGTGCCTGAGAGTGTTTGGCAAAACGCACAAATCCTATTTATTTGCAGCCCAGGTAATCCAACCGGCGCAGTAATCGGTATGGATCAACTTAAGAAACTGATTGCACTATCTGACAAGTACAACTTCATCGTGGCCAGCGATGAGTGTTATAGCGAGATTTATATTGATTCAGCACAAGCGCCAGTGGGTCTTCTACAAGCTTGCGCAGAATTAGGACGCGATGATTATAAAAACTGCGTGGTTTTTCATAGTTTAAGTAAACGCTCAAACCTTCCTGGTTTACGCAGTGGTTTTGTTGCAGGTGATGCCAGTGTACTGGCCCCATTCTTTCAGTATCGAACTTATCATGGCTGCGCCATGAGCATACCAAACCAAATTGCCAGCATTGCCGCTTGGAATGACGAACGTCATGTTGAAGAAAATCGTCGTCTTTATACTCAAAAGTTTAATGCTGTACTTGAAATTTTGTCACCAGTAATGGATGTCAAACAAAGTGATGCTAGCTTTTACCTTTGGGCAAAAACACCCATCAATGAAGAAGTGTTTGCACAGCGCTTATTTGCTGAACAACAAGTGACGGTGTTACCGGGTAGCTATTTGTCTCGCACCATAGACGGCATTAATCCAGGCGAGGGTCGCATTCGCATGGCTTTGGTTGCCGAAGTGGATGAGTGCATCGAAGCGGCTAAGCGCATTCGCGCTTTAGTTGAATCCCTTTAGATTTATGCCTTTGGTTAAGCGCCAATAACGCTTTAGATCGAAACGTTATTGACGCCTAACCCAACAAGGCAAGGATGCTTTAATAGCCTAATTGCTTGCTGGCTAAAGCACTTCTATAGTTACTAAATGAGAAACTCTCTTTGCCATTTATACTATAGATGTAAGGCTAATTGTGAATGACTCGCTACTCATTCGTTTGGCTGCTGAATGTCTGCCTGTTCCTATGCACCGTGCCCAGCCTCGCAAGCACTTTGCCTGTTATAGACCTATCAAAACACCCTTCTGGTGAGCGCACTGGCGATAACTACCTATATTCTCGAGACTACAACGAAACCACACCCTTAAAGCAAGTATTAGCCGATAACCCATGGCAAACACCTGAATCGGGTGTCACCAACCGTGGCTTCTCAGATAACTCATCATGGATGGCGTTTACCCTGAAGAATCCGTCACAAAAGGATATGAGGCTAGTCTTAGAATACGTGGACGCATCTGCGCAAAACATCGATGTTTACTATCGCAAACTGGACTCACAAGACGCATTTCAACATATTCATTATGGCTTCGACTTACCGGTAACCACGCGCTCAGTCTCTTTTTATCGACCGGCTTT encodes the following:
- the trmA gene encoding tRNA (uridine(54)-C5)-methyltransferase TrmA, which codes for MHQVAPEQYSSLLAEKQERIEDQFAQFNIGDIDVYVSEPIHFRQRAEFRIWHEGDSCFHAMFEPGTKTDPIKIEHFPTASLEICQLMPKLIEAINAQPILKHKLFQIEYLNTLSGEMLVTLIYHKQLNDEWIAAATSVKEALGIHLIGRARKMRLLLDQEYVMETLNVDGKALQYQQIEASFTQPNARVNEKMLSWARSCATAGDADLLELYCGNGNFSLALADQYRRVFATEISKTSVNAANFAKDANGIENVTFARVSAEEFTDHMNGVTTRKRLTGLGLEDADFQTVLVDPPRAGLDQASCEMISRYPNIIYISCNPDTLELNLQQLSATHEVKRFAMFDQFPYTHHIECGAYLQAK
- a CDS encoding ABC transporter ATP-binding protein; amino-acid sequence: MSAHLNIDHVTMEFDTPSGKFTALENVSLKIKKGEFVSLIGHSGCGKSTVLNIIAGLYQATRGGIVLDGKEVSEPGPERAVVFQNHSLFPWLTAYENVELAVKQIFKGKKTKAEMKEWIEYNLELVHMSHALHKKPDEISGGMKQRVGIARALAMEPTVLLMDEPFGALDALTRSHLQDSLMEIQRDLKNTVVMITHDVDEAVLLSDRIVMMSNGPAATVGEILNIDLPRPRHRLELADDPMYNKYRADVLRFLHERHAKPDVPSSKVA
- a CDS encoding ABC transporter permease gives rise to the protein MMNVVSKMEDFRIFAPWVRIIKGENRREQVNVLLRSIGVPILAFILFLGLWDSAAKSVVTSLGQVPGPSQVLEQAKGLWQEYRVESEKEAKFYERQEKRNAKKLAANPDAEVKWRDYRGRTTYPQQILTSLYTVFTGFILATLIAVPLGILTGLSQTLNNAMNPIIQIFKPVSPLAWLPIVTMVVSAVYVSDDPMFEKSFVTSAITVMLCCMWPTLINTAVGVSSISSDLLNVAKVLRLSWWSKIIKVVLPSAIPMIFTGMRLSLGVGWMVLIAAEMLAQNPGLGKFVWDEFQNGSSNSLGRIMVAVLTIGFIGFLLDWFMLQLQKYFSWDKTAVNR
- a CDS encoding CmpA/NrtA family ABC transporter substrate-binding protein codes for the protein MTLSQAIKRTVKSVALGAGLAATVLSSSAFAGDPEKEELKFGFIKLTDMAPLAIAAEKGFFEDEGLFVELEAQANWKVLLDRVITGELDGAHMLAGQPLGATIGFGTQAHIITAFSMDLNGNGITVSNNVWDEMKKHIPHEGGKPVHPIKADYLKPVIEKYKDEGKPFKMGMVFPVSTHNYELRYWLAAGDISPGFYAPEKGDTTGTLKADALLSVTPPPQMPSTMEAGTIDGYCVGEPWNQQAVFKGIGVPVITDYEIWKNNPEKVFGVSKAWADKYPETHISVVKAMIRAAKWLDDKNNGNRPEAVKILSQSNYVGADYDVIANSMTGTFEYEKGDKREIPDFNVFFRHNATYPYYSDAIWYLTQMRRWGQVSEYKPDSWYMDIAKKVYRPDIYATAAKELIAEGKMNASEFPNFDTEDGFKPVQKDFIDQVPYDGKKPNEYLKKFNIGLKGKDKV
- the dapC gene encoding succinyldiaminopimelate transaminase, with translation MNPNLALLQPYPFEKLNKLKADAKVTCDLPHIALSIGEPKHESPAFVLNAMADNLDKLANYPSTKGIPELRQAISQWACQRFTLNKLDSEHQILPVNGTREAIFAFTQAVIESKPDALVVSPNPFYQIYEGAAYLAGAKPHYLPCLEENGFNPDFDAVPESVWQNAQILFICSPGNPTGAVIGMDQLKKLIALSDKYNFIVASDECYSEIYIDSAQAPVGLLQACAELGRDDYKNCVVFHSLSKRSNLPGLRSGFVAGDASVLAPFFQYRTYHGCAMSIPNQIASIAAWNDERHVEENRRLYTQKFNAVLEILSPVMDVKQSDASFYLWAKTPINEEVFAQRLFAEQQVTVLPGSYLSRTIDGINPGEGRIRMALVAEVDECIEAAKRIRALVESL